The genomic segment GACAAGAACGACAAAAAGGTCATCAAGACCTGGTCGCGCCGGTCGACGATCAATCCGAGCATGGTGGGCCACACGATCGCCGTTCACAACGGACGCAAATTCATTCCGATCTACATCGCGGAGAACATGGTCGGCCACAAGTTGGGCGAGTTCGCGCTGACTCGGACGTTCAAGGGCCACACGGGTGGCAAGAAGGAGCAGGCCGGAAAGGCCCGCTGATCGACTGGAGAGCTCGAGATGGAAGCGAAAGCACAGCTCAAATATCTGAAGGTGTCGCCACAGAAGGTCCGGCTCGTGGCCGACCTGATCCGCGGCCGCCGCGTCGACGATGCGATCCAGATCCTCCGATTCACGAAGAAGTCGTGCTCCGGAGATCTCGAGAAGCTTCTGCTGTCGGCCATCGCCAACGCAGAAAACAAAGAGGCGGCGCCGGACGTGGACGACCTCGTGGTATCGCGCATCGTCGTCGACGACGGACCGCGTGAGAAGCGTGTCCAGCCAGCACCGATGGGCCGGGCATTCCGAATTCTGAAGCGACAGAGTCACGTGACCATTCACGTCTCTGACGACGTGAAGCCGAAGGGCGCTCGAAACAGCTAAGGGGGAGAAGTTGGGTCAGAAAGTACATCCATACGGTTTTCGACTGGGGTTCAACAAAACCTGGCATTCCCGCTGGTTCGGCGGAAAGAACTACTCGGAGACGCTCCACAAGGATCTGGAGCTTCGGGAGAACCTGAAGAAGCGGCTCTCGCACGCCGGTGTCTCGGAGATCGACATCGAGCGCACCGCCAACAAGATGCGAATCAACATCTACACCTCACGCCCCGGAATCATCATCGGACGGAAGGGGGCGGAGGTCGACAAGCTTCGCGACGAGCTGCAGAAGATGGTCGACGGTGACGTCTACATCAACATTCAGGAGATTCAGCGGCCCGAGCTCGATGCGCAGCTCGTCGCCGAGAACATTGCGAATCAGCTGGTCCGCCGGATCGCG from the Acidobacteriota bacterium genome contains:
- the rpsS gene encoding 30S ribosomal protein S19, yielding MARSIKKGPFTDEHLQKKIDAMNDKNDKKVIKTWSRRSTINPSMVGHTIAVHNGRKFIPIYIAENMVGHKLGEFALTRTFKGHTGGKKEQAGKAR
- the rpsC gene encoding 30S ribosomal protein S3; its protein translation is MGQKVHPYGFRLGFNKTWHSRWFGGKNYSETLHKDLELRENLKKRLSHAGVSEIDIERTANKMRINIYTSRPGIIIGRKGAEVDKLRDELQKMVDGDVYINIQEIQRPELDAQLVAENIANQLVRRIAFRRAMRKSMESAFRFGAKGVKIRVGGRLNGAEIARSEWYQDGRLPLHTLKADVDYGEAVANTTYGTIGVKVWLYKGELTKAKSRRRIA
- the rplV gene encoding 50S ribosomal protein L22 — encoded protein: MEAKAQLKYLKVSPQKVRLVADLIRGRRVDDAIQILRFTKKSCSGDLEKLLLSAIANAENKEAAPDVDDLVVSRIVVDDGPREKRVQPAPMGRAFRILKRQSHVTIHVSDDVKPKGARNS